Proteins found in one Planococcus citri chromosome 2, ihPlaCitr1.1, whole genome shotgun sequence genomic segment:
- the LOC135837089 gene encoding uncharacterized protein LOC135837089 has product MYFTTEAFLLGFCFLKEIISITSHTQDPPTEDHYDITTTLNNSIAELLKQNIDVQTVKNLIEEMKYHRSTYEMENTLKQEPFQDRIFFHNIEIRRITSDKLTEPEIKTAKPSILYNFTTNELELRSTKLLFRIYGYIGIEPQKTNAWFRARLEYKDARVIVRRCEEEFTIRIEGDVVDNQLRLQQWDYDETNISSPYILLEELIKGIEPSSKVHIAQNVRETLINKTKLLIPSLIIDNINGNKKLMPLLTETFHRLPNQNEIISNRVVDLKDNEEQYYFFIPNFSLLGFDLTNIKIRGLWNYHSLLVQPNGELENTNRTSTRSTLVVKNIEGSMNWDHGLTDVPPLKMNFSANQLSITLDEKRKSISVRMLMYRVTGMSLRIRMFKVLHLSKLSHCTELLFGAVVGSSIMPSIRSQESTELKIDTPNVYKETLNWFRQMATDTPKRSNLTTIKLADINSPLAHKQIPTKKKLKLKLTTIQKTDIDSSSISFNQKTIDTEEKNYALEPYNYHISFPNITIKLVSTNPQAAKQLQCEFFNNSQITRHIDTMLTGTLHLNGSEGKSLPLNFHCDFKGVNFAIVKPDSLDKNGTCEFQLSPDQDIEVEVSPTENSTTLTEDELNLKRKIDTALITMATMKQRIVSNMKSIVCYPLDVCTQSVKLVDDFVQRFIDNVLRKCLLRKDEITIT; this is encoded by the exons ATGTATTTCACAACGGAGGCATTTCTGCTGGGTTTCTGCTTTTTAAAAG AAATCATTTCAATAACATCCCACACACAAGATCCTCCAACTGAAGACCATTATGATATCACAACAACGTTAAATAATTCCATCGCggaattattaaaacaaaatatcgACGTACAAACGGTGAAAAATCTAATCGAAGAAATGAAGTACCACAGAAGCACCTACGAAATGGAAAACACTCTCAAGCAGGAACCATTCCAAGACAGGATTTTTTTCCACAACATCGAAATACGAAGAATAACGAGCGATAAATTGACCGAGCCTGAAATAAAAACTGCGAAACCGTCCATATTATACAATTTTACCACAAATGAATTG GAGCTAAGGAGTACGAAGTTATTGTTCAGAATATACGGATACATAGGCATTGAGCCACAGAAGACCAATGCTTGGTTTCGAGCTAGATTAGAATACAAAGATGCCAGAGTAATCGTAAGAAGATGCGAAGAAGAATTTACAATCAGAATCGAAGGAGATGTGGTCGATAATCAA CTACGACTACAACAATGGGACTACGACGAAACCAACATAAGCTCTCCGTACATCCTGCTAGAAGAGCTGATAAAAGGAATAGAACCCTCTTCAAAAGTACACATAGCTCAGAACGTACGAGAAACGCtgataaataaaacaaaactccTGATACCTTCCTTAATAATCGATAACATCAACGGTAATAAAAAACTGATGCCTCTTCTAACTGAAACTTTTCATCGACTACCCAATCAgaatgaaatcatttcaaaCCGCGTTGTCGACCTGAAAGACAACGAAGAACAGTATTACTTCTTCATACCGAATTTTTCCCTGCTCGGGTTCGATTTGACTAACATCAAGATTCGAGGCCTCTGGAATTACCATTCGTTGCTAGTTCAACCAAACGGCGAGCTTGAAAATACCAATCGTACTTCTACTCGTAGTACTTTAGTGGTTAAGAATATCGAAGGAAGCATGAACTGGGATCATGGATTGACAGATGTGCCccctttgaaaatgaatttcagcgcAAATCAGTTATCGATAACCTTGGACGAGAAACGTAAATCCATAAGTGTTCGTATGCTCATGTATCGAGTAACTGGGATGAGCCTGAGAATAAGAATGTTCAAAGTGCTTCATTTATCGAAATTATCGCATTGTACAGAGCTGCTGTTTGGAGCAGTTGTTGGGTCTTCGATAATGCCATCGATACGAA GTCAAGAATCAACCGAATTAAAAATAGACACTCCAAATGTGTACAAAGAAACGTTGAACTGGTTCAGACAAATGGCCACCGATACACCAAAGCGATCGAATCTAACAACAATTAAATTAGCAGATATCAATTCGCCCTTGGCGCACAAACAAATACCGAccaagaaaaaactgaaacttaaaCTTACAACCATCCAAAAAACAGACATAGATTCATCGTCGATTTCCTTCAATCAAAAAACTATCGATACCGAGGAGAAAAATTACGCTCTTGAACCATACAATTACCACATTTCATTTCCAAATATCACCATTAAATTAGTATCAACAAATCCTCAAGCAGCTAAACAACTCCaatgcgaatttttcaataactcCCAG attacaCGTCACATAGATACTATGTTGACAGGAACACTTCATTTGAACGGCAGCGAGGGTAAATCGTTGCCTTTAAATTTCCACTGTGATTTTAAGGGTGTAAATTTTGCAATTGTGAAGCCCGATAGCCTCGACAAAAATGGCACTTGCGAATTTCAACTAAGCCCAGATCAAGATATCGAA GTTGAAGTATCACCCACGGAAAATAGTACAACCTTAACCGAAgatgaattgaatttgaagagGAAAATTGACACTGCGTTGATCACGATGGCAACGATGAAACAACGTATCGTCAGCAACATGAAATCCATAGTTTGTTATCCACTGGATGTGTGTACTCAATCGGTGAAACTGGTCGATGATTTTGTTCAGCGTTTTATCGACAACGTATTGAGGAAATGCTTACTTCGAAAGGATGAAATAACGATAACGTGA
- the LOC135837092 gene encoding uncharacterized protein LOC135837092: MNNPWKLIFVILFTCEEIIAAQPASNDSTKYDLTNVLNDAILKLLKSTDLVEKLESEILIKSTNHRRWNIKINNTQKLRSFENTSAIEISTMFTFGCSTGSLMFRNPPNTIRWEFPKNRFHMFYDELNYWIVGSVQVLIKEPACPYSYWNCYYNSDFDAKDHKYKNYSIIATNLSANQSCNENITINTSYDHSENPHGIKLEKHSVLLSYKQHLKLMYMISLELPSIMRRYFFDEGNFNALMGEMFNLNPKQHIISACPDFLTNEQRYYYLLPDISFVYMNFKNITIRGLSNFESYANNQSWSNRYSSYDLVYTLQVKNVRGHMTLDPGFEHLPHFQLNFFIGNLDISFVPKKGEFRVEAQDYSIVEDTLQPSTLISSWLPEYSTSIIELIESAVVDSLMPSKKDKEKSSSLSSDFTQIETSFVELLKKSHPRTR; the protein is encoded by the exons ATGAACAATCCGTGGAAGCTGAtctttgttattttatttacatGCGAAG AAATTATCGCAGCTCAGCCAGCGAGCAATGATTCCACGAAATACGATCTTACTAATGTTTTAAACGATGCGATATTAAAACTACTCAAAAGTACtgatttagttgaaaaattggagtCGGAAATACTCATAAAATCCACAAACCATCGAAGAtggaatataaaaattaataatacccAAAAACTACGATCGTTTGAAAATACGAGTGCAATCGAGATAAGCACAATGTTTACTTTCGGATGCTCAACAGGTAGCCTAATGTTTAGGAACCCGCCAAATACGATTCGTTgggaatttcctaaaaatcgattc CATATGTTCTATGACGAGCTGAATTACTGGATAGTAGGATCCGTTCAAGTATTAATAAAAGAACCAGCATGTCCTTATTCTTATTGGAATTGCTATTACAACAGCGATTTTGATGCAAAAGACCACAAATACAAGAATTACTCGATTATCGCAACAAACCTGTCAGCGAACCAAAGTTGCAATGAAAATATCACCATCAATACATCGTATGATCATTCGGAAAACCCTCAC GGCATCAAACTAGAAAAGCACTCTGTATTATTATCATACAAACAACATCTCAAGTTGATGTACATGATTAGCTTGGAATTACCATCCATAATGCGCCGTTATTTCTTCGATGAAGGCAATTTCAACGCACTAATGGGCGAAATGTTCAACCTGAACCCAAAACAGCATATCATTTCAGCCTGTcccgattttttgacaaacGAACAACGCTACTATTACCTCCTACCGGACATTTCTTTCGTctacatgaatttcaaaaatatcaccaTCAGAGGACTATCGAATTTTGAATCGTACGCAAACAATCAATCGTGGAGTAATCGATATTCATCCTACGACCTTGTTTACACCCTACAAGTGAAGAATGTTCGAGGACACATGACTTTAGATCCCGGATTTGAACATTTACCCCATTTTCAACTGAATTTCTTCATCGGTAATcttgacatatcgtttgttccAAAAAAAGGCGAATTTCGTGTGGAGGCGCAGGATTATTCCATCGTCGAAGACACTCTCCAGCCCTCCACATTGATATCATCGTGGTTGCCGGAATATTCAACAAGTATTATTGAGCTGATCGAATCAGCAGTGGTAGATTCGTTGATGCCATCGAAAAAGg ATAAAGAAAAGTCAAGTTCATTATCATCCGACTTCACACAAATAGAAACTTCGTTCgtggaacttttgaaaaaatctcacccTCGGACAAGATGA
- the LOC135834219 gene encoding uncharacterized protein LOC135834219, translating into MNNPWKLIFVILFTCEEIIAAQPASNDSTKYDLTNVLNDAVLKLLKSTDLVEKLESEIFMRPTKHRRWNIKINNTQKLRPFGNTSAIEIKTTYTFGYSISSLMSRNPPNTIRWEFSKNRFDIFYDELQYCIVGSVQVIKKPCSHWNCYYRRDFVAEDYKYKNYSIIVTNLPANQENITINTSYDHLENLHGIKLDIEKHSVLLSYKQHLKLMYIISLELPSIMHRYFFDGGNFNALMGKMFNLNPKQHIISSCPDFLTNEQRYYYLLPDIFFVHMSLKNINLRGLSNFESYVNDQSWSNRYLSYDLVYTLHIKNVRGNMTLDPGFEHLPHFQLNFLIRNLYISFVPKKREFRVEARDYSIFEDTLQPSILISSWFRKYSTSIIELIESAMVDSLMPSKKDKEKSNSLSSDFAQIETSFVELLKISHPRTR; encoded by the exons ATGAACAATCCGTGGAAGCTgatatttgttattttatttacatGCGAAG AAATTATCGCAGCTCAGCCAGCAAGCAATGATTCCACGAAATACGATCTTACTAATGTTTTAAACGATGCGGTATTAAAACTACTCAAAAGTACTGATTTAGTTGAAAAACTGGAGTCGGAAATATTCATGAGACCCACAAAACATCGAAGAtggaatataaaaattaataatacccAAAAACTACGACCGTTTGGAAACACGAGTGCAATCGAGATAAAAACAACGTATACATTCGGATACTCAATAAGTAGCCTAATGTCCAGGAACCCGCCAAATACGATTCGTtgggaattttctaaaaatagatTC GATATTTTTTATGACGAGTTGCAATACTGTATAGTAGGATCCGTTCAAGTAATAAAAAAACCATGTTCTCATTGGAATTGCTACTACAGAAGAGATTTCGTAGCAGAAGACTACAAATACAAGAATTACTCGATTATCGTAACAAACCTGCCAGCAAATCAAGAAAATATCACCATCAATACATCGTATGATCATTTGGAAAACCTTCAC GGCATCAAACTAGACATAGAAAAGCACTCTGTATTATTGTCATACAAACAACATCTCAAGTTGATGTACATAATTAGCTTGGAATTACCATCCATAATGCACCGTTATTTCTTCGATGGAGGCAATTTCAACGCACTAATGGGCAAAATGTTCAACCTGAACCCAAAACAGCATATCATTTCATCCTGTCCCGATTTTTTGACCAACGAACAACGCTACTATTACCTCTTACCAGATATTTTTTTCGTCCACatgagtttaaaaaatatcaacttaaGAGGACTCTCGAATTTTGAATCGTACGTGAACGATCAATCGTGGAGTAATCGATATTTATCCTACGACCTTGTTTACACCCTACATATAAAGAATGTTCGAGGAAACATGACTTTAGATCCCGGATTTGAACATTTACCACATTTTCAACTGAATTTCTTAATCCGCAATCTTTACATATCGTTTGTTCCGAAAAAACGTGAATTTCGTGTAGAAGCCCGAGACTATTCTATCTTCGAAGACACTCTCCAGCCCTCCATACTGATATCATCCTGGTTTAGAAAATATTCGACAAGTATTATTGAGCTGATCGAATCAGCAATGGTAGATTCGTTGATGCCATCGAAAAAAG ATAAAGAAAAGTCAAATTCATTATCATCCGACTTCGCACAAATAGAAACTTCGTTCgtggaacttttaaaaatatctcaCCCTCGGACAAGATGA
- the LOC135837096 gene encoding uncharacterized protein LOC135837096, which yields MNNPWKLIFVILFTCKEIIEAQLASNDSANYDLTNVLNDAILKLLNSTDLVKKLESKILIERIKDQNDVYKINNTQKLRPFGDTIEIKRMFTFGSILCDSLKYRNPPNTIRWDFPENTFHMFYDGLQYWSSGHVLVEPDLYWTFDRSTSEFNVRYHTYKNFSIIATKPPVSANQSFNENIFINASYDHLENLEGIKMAKYSKLLSYKQHLKLSYIIGLELPSIMRRFFFDGGNFNAILGEIFNLHPKQYIISACPDFLTHEQRYYYLLPDINFVYISFKNITIRGLSNFESYVNNQSWSNRYLSHDLVYTLHVKNVRGNMILDPEFDHLQHFQLNFFIGNLYISFVPEKDEFRVEARDYSIVEDTLQSSTLISSWLPEYSTRIIRLIESAMIDVMQSSNKDKEKSSSLSSDFAQIETSFVELLKKSHPRTR from the exons ATGAATAATCCGTGGAAGCTgatatttgttattttatttacatGCAAAG AAATTATCGAAGCTCAGTTAGCGAGCAATGATTCTGCGAACTACGATCTTACTAATGTTTTAAACGATGCGATATTAAAACTACTCAATAGTACTGACTTggttaaaaaattggaatcaaaaataCTCATAGAACGCATAAAAGATCAAAACGATGTATACAAAATTAACAATACCCAAAAGCTACGACCATTTGGAGATACAATCGAGATAAAAAGAATGTTTACTTTTGGATCTATATTATGTGATAGTCTAAAGTACAGGAACCCGCCAAATACGATTCGTTGGGATTTTCCTGAGAATACATTC CATATGTTCTATGACGGGCTACAATACTGGAGTTCAGGACACGTCTTAGTAGAACCAGATTTATATTGGACTTTCGATAGGAGTACAAGCGAATTCAATGTAAGATACCACACATACAAGAATTTCTCGATTATCGCAACTAAACCGCCAGTGTCAGCAAACCAAAGTTTCAATGAAAATATCTTCATCAATGCATCGTATGATCATTTGGAAAACcttgaa GGTATCAAAATGGCAAAGTATTCTAAACTACTATCTTACAAGCAACATCTCAAGTTGTCATACATAATTGGCTTGGAATTACCATCCATAATGCGCCGTTTTTTCTTCGATGGGGGCAATTTCAACGCAATATTGGGCGAAATATTCAACCTACACCCTAAGCAGTACATCATTTCAGCCTGTCCCGATTTTTTGACCCACGAACAGCGCTACTATTACCTCCTACCAGACATTAATTTCGTGTacatcagtttcaaaaatataaccATCAGAGGACTATCGAATTTCGAATCGTACGTGAATAATCAATCGTGGAGTAATCGATATTTATCCCACGACCTTGTTTACACCCTACACGTGAAGAATGTACGAGGAAACATGATTTTAGATCCCGAATTTGATCATTTACAACATTTTCAACTGAATTTCTTCATCGGTAATCTTTACATATCGTTTGTTCCTGAGAAAGACGAATTTCGTGTGGAAGCCCGGGACTATTCTATCGTTGAAGACACTCTCCAGTCCTCCACATTGATATCATCGTGGTTGCCGGAATATTCAACACGTATTATTCGGCTTATCGAATCAGCAATGATAGATGTGATGCAGTCATCGAATAAAG ATAAAGAAAAGTCAAGTTCATTATCATCCGACTTCGCACAAATAGAAACTTCGTTCgtggaacttttgaaaaaatctcacccTCGGACAAGATGA